Proteins found in one Plasmodium knowlesi strain H genome assembly, chromosome: 12 genomic segment:
- a CDS encoding glutamate--tRNA ligase, putative has protein sequence MIGGDKIIIYYGKKYPFVCRTILNVHKILSQKENVEGRSNHFPNDKVKFVKDENVEEIKVEFVNKAEEENGDKCINTTDKIFAKTLDEILQTKLYHSFCENNKKEDKQTDVYVQAQYDEWVDYFRNKHMQKEILIICEYVNKHLHLNTFICGEYLTLSDLYVYYEMYRYFNVANCYNVKYTKQFRNINRWFKLINCLVNYPDEELSTMVKKELEKNQVNITKDANSKQLLKQKTVCTSYGGKLENAEKGNVITRFPPEPSGYLHIGHAKAAFLNSYYANMYEGKMLLRFDDTNPVLEDIKFETSIMEDLENLGLKYEKISYTSDYFADLEDYCIKLIKMGKAYADDTNVEEMRNQRGEGIESRNRENSVEQNLQLFEEMRKGTEIGQKNCIRAKIDMQSKNKCMRDPVLYRCIVDTPHHRHGFKFKCYPTYDFACPIIDSIEGVTHALRTNEYSDRIEQYNWIITTFQLRKVYIYEFSRISFVRTVMSKRKLKWFVENKVVDGWLDPRMPTIKGILRRGLTKEALFQFILEQGPSKSGNLMQWDKLWSINKQIIDPIIPRFAAVDKKKGVILKLTDLTEDIVEKTRDLHMKNKSLGTCSMLYTNRFFIELEDAQTLGEQEEITLIKLGNVIITSIVKGDDNDNGTDTPVIKEVIGKSNFDGDFKTTKKKIHWVPYIPEKLITCTLYEYDHLITVDKFENDNKEDWTKFINSNSKYETVVYSEPAITSLKVSDRFQFERRGYFIVDKVVDNHLHLIKIPDGKSKNMSIISSKVNPQNLAGTKTKVPDALEKSAKGDQAVEAKK, from the coding sequence ATGATAGGAGGTGACAAAATTATCATCTACTACGGAAAGAAATACCCCTTCGTATGTAGAACAATACTTAACGTACATAAGATTCTCAGTCAAAAGGAGAACGTAGAGGGAAGAAGTAACCACTTTCCGAATGACAAAGTAAAATTTGTCAAGGacgaaaatgtagaagaaataaaggtaGAGTTTGTCAAcaaagcagaagaagaaaacggaGATAAGTGCATAAATACCACGGACAAAATATTTGCAAAGACTTTAGACGAAATATTGCAAACAAAGTTATACCATTCATTCTGTGAgaataacaaaaaagaagacaaaCAGACAGACGTCTATGTACAAGCACAGTACGACGAATGGGTAGACTATTTCAGGAACAAACATATGCAAAAGGAAATACTAATAATTTGTGAGTACGTAAATAAACACCTCCATTTAAATACCTTTATATGCGGCGAGTATTTAACCCTATCAgatttatatgtgtattaCGAAATGTACAGATATTTTAATGTGGCCAATTGTTACAATGTGAAGTACACAAAACAGTTTAGGAATATCAATAGGTGGTTCAAGTTAATCAACTGTTTAGTGAATTATCCAGATGAAGAGTTAAGCACAATggtaaagaaggaactaGAAAAGAACCAAGTAAATATTACAAAAGATGCAAATAGCAAACAATTGTTAAAACAGAAAACTGTGTGCACTTCCTATGGTGGTAAATTagaaaatgcagaaaagggaaatgtaATTACGAGGTTTCCTCCAGAACCATCGGGATACTTACATATTGGCCATGCCAAAGCAGCTTTCCTCAACAGTTATTATGCAAATATGTATGAGGGAAAAATGCTACTCCGTTTTGATGATACAAACCCAGTTTTGGAAGACATAAAGTTTGAGACATCCATCATGGAAGATCTAGAAAATTTAGGattaaaatatgaaaagatTAGCTACACATCAGACTATTTTGCAGATCTAGAGGATTACTGCATTaagttaataaaaatgggaaaggcATATGCAGATGATACGAATGTAGAAGAAATGAGGAATCagagaggggaaggaattgAATCCCGAAATAGAGAGAACAGCGTAGAACAGAATCTACAATTGTTTGAAGAAATGCGTAAGGGAACCGAAATTGGACAGAAGAATTGTATTCGTGCAAAAATTGATATGCAGAGTAAGAACAAATGCATGCGAGATCCCGTGTTATACAGATGCATAGTAGATACACCTCATCACAGACACGGGTTCAAGTTCAAGTGCTACCCCACGTACGATTTTGCATGCCCTATAATTGATTCCATTGAAGGAGTAACGCACGCATTGAGAACGAACGAATACAGTGACCGCATAGAACAATACAACTGGATTATTACAACCTTCCAGTTGAGAAAAGTATACATTTACGAATTTAGTAGAATCTCTTTTGTCAGAACGGTTATGTCAAAGAGGAAGTTAAAATGGTTTGTTgaaaataaggttgtggaTGGATGGCTAGATCCACGTATGCCCACTATCAAAGGGATCCTCAGAAGAGGATTAACGAAAGAAGCCTTGTTCCAATTTATACTAGAACAAGGACCCTCCAAATCAGGAAATCTCATGCAATGGGATAAACTATGGTCCATCAACAAACAAATAATCGACCCAATCATCCCCAGGTTTGCAGCagtagataaaaaaaaaggagttattCTTAAATTAACAGACTTGACCGAGGACATTGTCGAAAAGACGAGAGATCTacacatgaaaaataaatcccTTGGCACATGCTCCATGCTTTATACCAACCGTTTCTTTATCGAATTGGAGGATGCACAAACGTTAGGAGAGCAAGAAGAAATTACCCTCATCAAACTAGGAAATGTTATCATCACCAGTATTGTAAAAGGGGACGACAATGATAATGGAACAGATACCCCAGTCATTAAGGAAGTCATCGGAAAATCCAATTTCGATGGAGACTTCaaaacgacaaaaaaaaaaatacactggGTGCCATACATACCCGAAAAATTAATCACCTGTACGCTTTACGAATATGACCACTTAATTACCGTtgacaaatttgaaaatgataataaggAAGACTGGACTAAATTTATCAACTCCAATAGCAAGTACGAAACGGTGGTGTACTCCGAACCAGCCATCACCTCCCTTAAAGTGTCAGACAGATTTCAGTTCGAAAGAAGGGGGTACTTCATTGTCGACAAGGTTGTGGACAACCACCTTCATTTGATTAAAATCCCCGACGGAAAATCCAAAAACATGTCTATTATCAGTTCCAAGGTAAACCCCCAAAATTTGGCCGGCACCAAAACTAAGGTCCCAGACGCTCTGGAGAAGTCTGCCAAGGGGGACCAAGCTGTCGAAGCGAAGAAGTAG
- a CDS encoding nucleoside diphosphate hydrolase, putative, with amino-acid sequence MTTEENANVKDIINSNFEDNKEEKVIIVNEDNEFQELKTRKIMRTQNLWHRATSVFVFTKIGEEYFIYVHKRSKIKDYCPSYYSIGFGGVVSEGEDMLGNAVKELEEESGIEKSPEQLFDLGVVKCDTECSRCFIGSYVVFIDPDFQTIPQLNEVEFITRIPLDEFDEFLQKEKFTVISKTVYNHLKHKMTKSALDEIYKKIN; translated from the exons ATGacaacagaagaaaatgctAACGTGAAGGACATCATTAACTCCAATTTCGAGGACAATAAAGAGGAGAAAGTGATCATTGTAAATGAAGATAATGAGTTCCAAGAATTGAAAACGAGAAAAATTATGAGAACGCAGAATTTGTGGCATAGAGCTACATCCGTTTTTGTTTTCACCAAAATCGGTGAAgagtattttatttatgtgcACAAAAGATCCAAGATAAAGGACTACTGCCCATCATACTACTCCATTGGTTTCGGTGGAGTCGTTTCAGAGGGTGAAGATATGCTCGGCAATGCTGTAAAGGAattggaggaagaaagtggGATAGAGAAATCCCCCGAACAGCTTTTCGATTTGGGTGTGGTTAAGTGCGACACGGAATGCTCCAGATGTTTCATTGGTTCCTAC GTTGTCTTCATTGACCCCGACTTCCAGACCATCCCCCAGTTGAATGAAGTCGAATTTATCACCCGCATTCCGCTGGATGAATTTGATGAATTCTTACAAAAGGAGAAGTTCACAGTTATAA GCAAAACAGTGTATAACCACCTCAAGCACAAAATGACTAAATCCGCCTTGGACGAAATATACAAGAAAATCAACTAA
- a CDS encoding tyrosine kinase-like protein, putative: MNELSPGVSRKLFWNSDKLFYDNIRNLDERLNVNNNFNENKYEELYREKYARNKRRFKTEPPKNISEQASSQFYPSFFNSIFKSLSRNVIYSGEDKESEEDAKEKKKSSSRHSNKARHVKVPYLAKGESRCGSGRSRNNLPYRKDDLDGSILVKNTEGGISGEGAGGGRRRYTYGSRRGDTSSEEESQTDGDSGEVRSTETSSGEYGRGENRSGEYRSGGVPREGVKRLEQNRMAQKTVNREKRVNSDIISDVFMKKNVKSLVVHDTGGIDIELIENENPEFLYHTYTGNRISNMYYAYDDSIRSKEFCDDKKINRFNSSFSRKENATVRESTSGEGCLAGELIPGEVNARGSSVKESSAYHDRRENKQSISHYKTEFSTESNNSKRCDEHSYIRKKEMEEKVSNWSNEVYNYDSCNTYEGNRNKRTSNWSGERNKMFDSYSSVSSISVNTSEKEKGKKYHYIGETINNVRNGWGMLIYNDRVIFEGEYKMNNAIGYFIKYNEYSTEIGFRSPLSIKSVIIMSDSDNFIVQNKCENLESGRSDEMGVSQNGTPKLKNNDSIELDIKGKEEGCNLREGNVGGLCENKSYMEKEQLNLYCPQKFPTISNYTRLSDFRRTPGVFTTPNSSKLHKENVIMNNLLKSIKENECSPQKKEQVEKSKNLTVVSSYIRRNSKHKTTPARSINYLKPPMMHLIKNNFILNSNSFLKNDKSTSSRKRKEQKTTMHCSSPMNIIVTSFDTDDESGSSGNERHGESKPNAEKEKEETPLVENTTTRNYAQPVTVFSERCSEAKHQKQFDCGNRESNGLTILNLENNNNFKGIHSQNEDDEATQFPSDDGKGEGGTAIEGSVGVYREGRNKGTNKRSNEDANGDTNKDTNEDTNKYISEKAYKDVDRADVAIKGEETERRAHFRADSSDEEDAEAVPFAEAEGNEQNKLNIVITDEYRNLLCDNINNDNFVIKNNEIRTFEEFMEKQEEYKGGVNKDQWREAMRDPGGSDVSSLRTTFEGDPPKCNTGEKEQDEKKEQDEKREQDEKREQDEKKEEDEKKEEDEKKDEEGRMEQAHFGHPDKAYIRRRLRGATFPETHDDRQKNCFLFIDDYLTSNDDKFNLINQDVKLRASDYNKWSVNMLYNFLKMIGLKKEAYLFKIHKIRGYHILKLTDKELKRLNINNPYVRKFVLSVFRFLVNSMDSADPLSLNFNTNIKFSFNEIQTICNSDIIILNKVGGGSYAQVFRARYRGKYVACKLFLYNPKDMSEESYCESYISTPRSSHKYIFPKITPSLSTFGEQPFSEKTLLPSTAGETDTGDAVNNSGGNHLEGMQSAQGARCDSGAGSTEGEDSPKEQCPYEPVKQKSNEGETPNVSSTSYTLQRNKKIKKMANLEIFRYFPTPVKYRNYEAKILYSLQGCNHVIKLLGVCSLREGEESLILQYCAGGSLEKYIYMDEKKKNCGYLRYLSRPQIVKIFQQVAEGMHNVHSKHFFHRDLKLSNILLDANHDAVISDFGLSTHFSLNDSPTAYAMYGNIFYAAPEVLKGEGFFKESDVWSFGVSLWEALTKKIAYDGMSASESFCKISSGELVLPIPKDLPLDLSELLKSMLEFDFTKRPLFDVIARRLETIRLEAEQKLHVDIHSFFDG; the protein is encoded by the coding sequence ATGAATGAGCTCTCCCCGGGGGTGTCGAGAAAACTGTTTTGGAATTCggacaaattattttatgATAATATAAGGAACCTAGATGAGAGACTAAACGTGAATAACAATTTTAACGAGAACAAATATGAGGAGCTGTATCGTGAGAAGTACgcaaggaataaaaggaggTTTAAGACCGAGCCACCTAAAAATATCAGTGAGCAAGCAAGTTCCCAATTTtacccttctttttttaacagCATATTTAAAAGTTTATCGAGGAATGTGATTTACAGTGGTGAGGATAAAGAGAGTGAGGAAGacgcgaaggaaaaaaagaagtctTCTTCTAGACATTCAAACAAGGCAAGGCATGTTAAGGTTCCCTATTTGGCAAAAGGGGAGAGCCGATGTGGTAGCGGGCGGAGTAGAAACAATCTCCCTTATCGAAAAGACGATTTGGATGGAAGTATTTTGGTTAAGAATACTGAGGGGGGTATATCGGGGGAGGGCGCTGGAGGGGGGCGCAGGAGGTACACATATGGGAGCAGGAGAGGCGACACTAGCTCGGAGGAGGAATCACAAACGGATGGAGATTCAGGAGAGGTGAGAAGCACCGAAACGAGTAGTGGTGAATATGGAAGGGGTGAAAATCGAAGCGGTGAATACCGCAGTGGGGGGGTGCCAAGGGAAGGTGTCAAGCGCTTAGAACAAAATCGAATGGCGCAGAAAACTGTCAACAGGGAAAAACGTGTAAACAGCGACATCATTTCGGATGTCTTCATGAAGAAGAACGTGAAAAGCCTAGTGGTTCATGACACGGGAGGAATAGATATCGAACTtattgaaaatgaaaacccaGAGTTCCTGTACCATACATACACTGGGAACAGAATATCAAACATGTATTATGCGTATGATGATTCTATAAGGAGCAAAGAATTTTGTGATGATAAAAAGATAAATAGATTTAATTCATCCTTTTCTCGAAAGGAAAACGCAACTGTGAGGGAATCCACATCGGGAGAAGGTTGTCTCGCAGGTGAATTAATACCAGGTGAGGTTAACGCAAGGGGTTCATCAGTAAAGGAATCTTCTGCGTACCATGACAGAAGAGAAAACAAACAAAGCATATCACATTATAAAACTGAGTTTTCCACTGAGAGTAACAATAGTAAGCGCTGTGATGAGCATAGCTATattaggaaaaaggagatggaagaaaaagtatccAACTGGTCTAACGAGGTGTATAATTATGACAGTTGCAACACGTATGAAGGAAATAGAAATAAGAGAACTTCGAACTGGTCGGGGGAAAGGAACAAGATGTTCGATTCTTACTCTTCTGTGTCGAGCATATCTGTAAACACAtcggagaaggaaaaggggaaaaagtatCACTACATTGGTGAAACTATAAATAACGTGAGAAATGGATGGGGTATGCTAATCTATAATGATCGAGTTATATTTGAAGGGGagtacaaaatgaacaatgcCATTggatattttattaaatacAATGAATACTCTACAGAGATTGGTTTCAGGAGTCCCTTAAGCATCAAGTCAGTTATAATCATGAGCGACAGTGATAATTTCATTgtacaaaataaatgtgaaaatcTAGAATCTGGGAGGAGTGACGAAATGGGAGTTAGCCAAAATGGTACtccaaaattgaaaaataacGACAGCATAGAGCTAGAtattaaaggaaaagaggagggATGTAATTTACGTGAGGGAAACGTAGGAGGGCTctgtgaaaataaaagttaTATGGAGAAGGAACAATTAAACCTGTACTGTCCGCAGAAATTTCCAACAATAAGTAACTACACACGTTTATCTGATTTTAGGAGAACCCCTGGGGTCTTTACCACTCCAAACAGTAGTAAATTGCATAAAGAAAATGTAATCATGAATAATTTGCTGAAAAGTATAAAGGAGAATGAGTGCTCtccccaaaaaaaggaacaagtaGAGAAATCGAAAAATCTAACGGTCGTGTCTAGCTACATTAGAAGGAACAGTAAACATAAGACAACCCCTGCGCGTTCCATCAATTATCTGAAGCCACCCATGATGcatttgataaaaaataattttattctaaATAGCAACTCATTTTTAAAGAACGATAAGTCTACATCGtcaagaaaaaggaaggaacaaaaaaccACCATGCATTGTTCTAGCCCAATGAATATCATCGTCACATCATTCGATACGGATGATGAGTCGGGCTCCTCTGGAAATGAACGACATGGGGAGAGTAAACCAAAtgcagagaaggaaaaggaggaaacccCCTTAGTGGAAAACACGACTACGCGGAATTATGCGCAGCCAGTCACTGTGTTCTCGGAGCGCTGTTCGGAAGCGAAGCACCAGAAGCAGTTTGACTGTGGTAATCGGGAGAGCAATGGACTCACAATTTTGAACCTagagaacaacaataatttTAAGGGAATCCATTCGCAGAACGAAGATGATGAGGCGACTCAATTCCCGAGCGATGACgggaagggggaggggggcaCTGCTATTGAAGGTAGCGTGGGCGTATACCGGGAGGGTAGGAATAAGGGTACCAATAAACGCAGCAATGAAGACGCGAATGGGGATACGAATAAGGATACGAATGAGGATACGAATAAGTATATTAGCGAGAAGGCGTACAAGGATGTGGACAGAGCTGATGTTGCCATAAAGGGGGAGGAGACCGAGCGGCGCGCGCACTTCAGGGCGGACTCTTCAGACGAGGAGGACGCGGAGGCGGTTCCATTTGCAGAGGCAGAGGGTAATGAACAGAACAAGCTAAACATTGTTATCACCGACGAGTACAGAAATTTGTTGTGCGATAATATCAACAACGACAATTTTGTAATAAAGAACAATGAAATTAGAACATTTGAGGAGTTCATGGAAAAGCAGGAGGAATACAAAGGTGGGGTTAATAAGGATCAGTGGCGAGAGGCCATGCGGGATCCAGGTGGGAGTGATGTGTCAAGTCTGAGAACAACCTTCGAGGGCGACCCCCCCAAATGTAAcacaggggaaaaggaacagGATGAGAAGAAGGAGCAGGATGAGAAAAGGGAGCAGGATGAGAAAAGGGAgcaggatgaaaagaaggaagaggatgagaagaaggaagaggatgagaagaaggatgaggaaggaagaatggaaCAAGCACATTTTGGACACCCCGATAAGGCATATATAAGAAGGCGTCTGCGAGGAGCTACTTTCCCCGAAACGCACGACGATCGACAGAAGAattgtttccttttcataGACGATTACTTAACCTCAAATGATGACAAGTTCAATTTAATCAATCAGGATGTGAAATTGAGAGCATCTGATTATAACAAATGGTCGGTAAATAtgttatacaattttttaaaaatgatagggttaaagaaggaagcatATCTGTTTAAAATTCACAAGATAAGGGGATATCACATTCTGAAGCTGACAGACAAGGAATTGAAAAGGCTGAACATAAATAATCCTTATGTTAGAAAATTCGTTTTGTCTGTTTTTCGATTTTTAGTAAATTCTATGGATAGTGCGGATCCTTTgtctttaaattttaatacaaacataaaattttcatttaatgAAATACAGACCATATGCAACAGTGATATTATTATACTTAACAAGGTTGGTGGTGGTAGTTATGCGCAGGTTTTTAGGGCAAGATATAGAGGAAAGTACGTGGCATGTAAATTGTTCTTGTACAATCCTAAGGACATGAGTGAAGAGAGTTACTGTGAGAGTTATATATCAACCCCGAGATCGAGtcacaaatatattttcccgaAAATAACCCCCAGTTTAAGCACTTTCGGTGAGCAACCTTTTAGCGAGAAAACACTATTGCCATCGACAGCGGGGGAAACGGACACGGGGGATGCAGTAAATAATTCCGGTGGTAATCACCTAGAGGGTATGCAGTCTGCGCAGGGGGCTCGGTGTGATAGTGGAGCAGGATCAACAGAAGGGGAAGACTCCCCGAAGGAACAGTGCCCCTATGAACCCGTCAAGCAGAAGAGCAACGAAGGAGAAACCCCCAATGTTAGTAGCACATCGTACACACTACagagaaataagaaaataaaaaaaatggcgaaTCTGGAAATTTTCAGATATTTCCCCACCCCAGTGAAGTACCGGAATTACGAAGCGAAAATTTTGTATTCTCTACAAGGATGCAATCATGTGATAAAATTGCTTGGTGTGTGTAGTCTAAGAGAGGGAGAAGAGTCTCTCATCTTACAGTACTGTGCAGGGGGTAGTCTGGAgaagtacatatacatggacgagaagaagaagaattgtGGATATCTGCGTTATTTGTCAAGGCcacaaattgtaaaaatatttcaacaaGTAGCAGAAGGAATGCACAACGTACACtcaaaacattttttccacagAGACTTAAAATTGTCAAACATTTTACTCGATGCTAACCACGATGCCGTCATTTCCGACTTTGGATTATCGacgcatttttctttaaatgaTAGTCCCACTGCGTATGCCATGTATGGAAACATATTTTATGCGGCCCCGGAGGTTCTAAAAGGAGAGggtttttttaaagaatcaGATGTGTGGTCTTTTGGAGTTAGCTTATGGGAGGccttgacaaaaaaaattgcatacgATGGGATGTCTGCTTCAGAGAGTTTCTGTAAAATTTCATCTGGGGAGTTGGTCCTTCCCATTCCCAAAGACCTTCCTTTGGATCTGTCTGAATTATTGAAGAGCATGTTGGAGTTCGACTTCACCAAGCGACCCCTTTTCGACGTCATAGCGAGGAGGTTGGAGACCATTCGGCTGGAGGCCGAGCAGAAGCTCCACGTGGACATACACTCCTTCTTCGATGGGTAG